In Macadamia integrifolia cultivar HAES 741 chromosome 1, SCU_Mint_v3, whole genome shotgun sequence, a single window of DNA contains:
- the LOC122070600 gene encoding uncharacterized protein LOC122070600: MDDIRKEAKENWNLKGGVKMAPMGKGYILFQFERDGDMAAMWRRSLTRIRGQVIRFQPWKADFDVHAKNVKTKLVWIKFPDLPLEYWHEKILLTMAKASGRPVELDRRTQSAAMGTFARVQVEVEIGATRLEEIQVERRQPGTNETFWFKQNIIYEDALIRCGFYKKMGHFVHACRVRREAETRKESQRKETVPGATYADEEDGVQSNGHRKESNGHRDEQFPMTGASNLERISFLSKERSPSFFESHTLRNIEGKSVMNNLNGDIQICLLLEEEWNKEGNIPEGCVFEQVNEGENDLDDGADSMAGSDNGFDGRNGALMDNRPYSQPTGNNASSPLEAENDTNRAMHKKDSSSPIYTGQGSDDRVMAPSSRGEHHRTGRCQPMQWYNNVISSFNPLEINGGTVVVNQKEVE, translated from the coding sequence ATGGATGACATTCGAAAGGAGGCAAAGGAGAATTGGAATCTAAAAGGCGGAGTGAAGATGGCTCCTATGGGGAAGGGGTATATTCTTTTTCAATTCGAAAGAGACGGAGACATGGCAGCTATGTGGAGACGAAGTCTTACAAGAATCCGTGGGCAAGTCATCAGATTCCAGCCTTGGAAGGCAGATTTTGATGTTCATGCCAAAAACGTCAAAACCAAGTTGGTTTGGATCAAATTCCCTGACCTGCCACTTGAATACTGGCACGAGAAGATTCTGCTAACCATGGCTAAGGCATCAGGGAGACCCGTGGAACTGGACAGACGCACTCAATCTGCGGCAATGGGCACTTTTGCAAGGGTCCAGGTAGAGGTTGAGATTGGAGCAACCAGACTCGAAGAAATCCAAGTAGAACGAAGGCAACCAGGAACTAATGAGACattctggttcaaacaaaatattatttatgaagATGCCTTGATCAGATGTGGTTTCTACAAAAAAATGGGACACTTTGTCCATGCATGTAGGGTGAGGAGGGAAGCAGAGACCAGGAAGGAGTCGCAGCGCAAAGAGACTGTCCCAGGGGCGACCTATGCAGATGAAGAGGATGGCGTCCAGAGCAATGGTCATCGGAAAGAGAGCAATGGCCACCGGGATGAGCAGTTTCCGATGACTGGTGCATCAAATTTGGAaaggatttctttcctttccaagGAACGATCTCCTTCCTTTTTTGAATCGCACACTTTAAGGAACATTGAAGGCAAATCGGTTATGAATAATTTGAATGGGGACATACAAATCTGCCTTctattagaagaagaatggaatAAGGAAGGAAATATTCCAGAAGGGTGCGTTTTTGAACAAGTCAACGAAGGGGAGAATGACTTGGATGATGGGGCGGACTCTATGGCTGGATCGGATAATGGGTTTGATGGTAGAAATGGGGCCCTTATGGATAATCGTCCCTATTCTCAACCCACAGGAAATAACGCCTCTTCTCCTCTTGAGGCTGAAAATGACACGAATAGGGCCATGCACAAGAAGGACTCTTCAAGCCCGATTTACACTGGACAAGGCAGTGATGATCGAGTGATGGCTCCGAGTAGTCGTGGCGAGCATCATAGGACTGGTAGGTGCCAACCAATGCAATGGTACAATAATGTCATCTCGTCATTCAATCCCCTCGAGATTAATGGTGGCACGGTGGTGGTTAATCAAAAGGAGGTAGAGTAG